Genomic segment of Ignavibacteriales bacterium:
CCCATTGTGAAATTTGAAACCAGATATTTGATTTCTTCGTCGGTTAAAGATTCTCCGTCTCGTTTTTTTCTGATAAGTTCTACAGTGTTCATATAACTCCAAATAAGAATAAGATTATGATTAAGAATAAACCGGTTAAGGGTAATTATTTTCGATTGAACTCTCTATCAATTTCTATTAACTTGCCATCACAAATAATCATCAAAACAGAATAGAGGCAAAAATGTTTGATCCTAATTACAAGTTTACTTGCGTTGACCGCTTCCTAAAATACGTAAAATATGATACTCAATCGAACGAAGATTCAACAACATTTCCGAGCGATCCGAAACAGATTGAACTTAGTAAAGCGTTAGTTAAAGAACTAAAGCAGATTGGTTTGAAGGATGCTGTTATGGATGAATATGGTTATGTCATGGCAACTCTGCCGTCGAATACAACAAAGAATGTCCCCACTATCGGATTTATTTCTCACGTAGATACAAGCCCCGCTGTAACAGGAACGAATGTAAATCCGGTGATACATAAAAACTATCAAGGCGGAGATATTGTTCTTCCAAAAGATCCGACAAAAGTAATTGTTGCTTCAGAGAATCCTGAACTGAAAGAAATGATCGGTCTCGACATCATAACTACCGATGGAACAACTTTACTTGGTGCTGATGATAAAGCTGGTATTGCAGAAATTATAGATGCAATGAATTACTTAATTCAACACCCGGAAGTTAAACATGGTACAATAAGAATTTGTTTTACTCCGGATGAAGAAGTTGGACGCGGAACAGAAAAATTTAATGTTAAAAAGTACGATGCAAAATATGCTTATACCATTGACGGATCAACACGCGGTGAGGTTGAAACGGAAACATTCAGCGCCGATGCTGTAGTAATTAAATTCAACGGAAAGAATGTTCATCCCGGATATGCAAAAGGAAAAATGATCAATGCTGTTAAGATCGCTTCCAGATTTTTAGAAATGCTTCCTAAGGATAACCTTTCACCTGAAACTACAGAGATGCGCGAAGGTTATGTGCACCCGACACAAATCAATGGAAATGAAACACAAACAATAATAAAATTTATCATCCGCGATTTTGATGCAGAAAAGTTGAAAGAATATGAATCATTCTTAAAAGATCTCTGCCAAAAAACAATTGCACAATTCCCGGGTTCAACAATGGGGTTTGAAGTGATCGAACAATACCGCAACATGAAATTCATTCTTGATCAGCACCCCGAGATCGAAGCAAATGCGATCGAAGCTCTGAAGCGATTGGGAATAAAACCGATTAACTCTGCTATACGCGGTGGAACTGACGGCTCACGCTTAAGTTATTTAGGATTGCCTACGCCGAACTTATTTGCCGGCGGGCATAATTTCCATGCTTACACTGAATACGTTGCAATTCAAGATATGGAAGCGGCTGTGAAGATGATTGTAACTCTTGCAAATGTTTGGGAAGAGAAAGCATGATGGTTGATGGATTATGTATGAAGGTTGATGTGAAATAATTTCTAATCCGTATAGAAAGAGTTTTATTTAAATATGCCCCATAGATTAAAACGAGCAACCGACATTGCTCTTGTAATAAATATTTTTCTGTTTATCATTAAATCAATTGTAGGAATACTTTCAAATTCCATTGCAGTAATTTCCGAAGCTCTTAATTCTCTTACCGATATACTTTCTTCATTAGGAATTAAATATGCTGTAAAGCTTTCGCGGGAAAAACCGGATTCAAAACATCAGTTCGGACATACGCCTGCTCAACCGATTGCGGCATTCATTCTTTCCGTCTTTGCTTTTGTAGTCGGGATAAATATCATCGAAGAATCCGTTAAACGATTGATCACACCGCAAAATATTAATACAATTCCCGCCGTCTATATTGTTTTAATTATAACCATGATTATAAAAATTTCTCTTAATCGTTATCAAGTAAAAATCAGCAAGATGTTCAACAGTCCTGCAATTAAAGCGGCATCTATAGACAGCATTAACGATGTGCTTGCTTCTTCAATTGCATTGGTCGGTGTGATTGGTGCATCTTATAATTTAAAATTTATTGACAGCATTGCGGGAATCATGGTTGCAATGTTTGTCTTCAAAACAGGTTATGAAGTTGCAAAAGAAAATCTTGATTATTTAATGGGGCGATCTGCAACCATAGAGTTTGATGAAAAGTTAAAAAGTATTGCAAGAGAAATTAAAGGTGTTAAAGGTATTAACGATCTTCGTTCTCATTACGTTGGAAATAAATTTCATATTGAAATTCATATTGAAGTTGATAAAGATTTAAGTACGGTTGTTTCTCATGATATCGGCAATGAAGTTAAATTTACGCTTGAAAAACTTGAAGAAGTTCAAAAAGTTTTTGTGCACGTAGATCCGGTTTAATAAATAAATTGAGGGAACCTCCTAAAGTTAGATCATTCAGGTCATGCTTAAGCAGTAACTTATAATTCCTTTTATAGATACCTTTTTTAAGCAATGTTTGCGAATTTTTTTTATATCTGTCTTTGTTCTCCTATTATGAGACTATATATAATTTATCTCATTTTTTTGAAACTAAACTATTATTTTGGTGTAACACTATTCAACAATACTGAAATGGGAACCAAATGAAGAAACTGTTTATAATTCTACTGTTATTCGTGTTTGCGGTTAACTCCTATGCACAAAATCCTAATGAAGTTCTTTCAAAAGATCATTCAATAGATACAAATAAAGTAATTCTGCCCGATGAAACATACAAACGTGTTAGTCAGGTAATTACACAATTTCTTTCCATGTATCATTATAAAAAACAAAAATTGAATGACTCTTTATCGTCGGTTATTTACGATCAATATATCAACACACTTGATAATAATAAATTATACTTCGTTAAATCCGACTTAGATAATTTTGAAAAATATAGATTTCAGATTGATGATTTCTTAAAAGAAGGAAATATCAATTCTGCATTTGAAATATTTTATGTTTTCAAAAAGCGACTGGGGGAAAGAATTAAATACATTGATTCTCTTCTAAAAAATAAATTTGATTTTAGTATTGAC
This window contains:
- the pepT gene encoding peptidase T; translation: MFDPNYKFTCVDRFLKYVKYDTQSNEDSTTFPSDPKQIELSKALVKELKQIGLKDAVMDEYGYVMATLPSNTTKNVPTIGFISHVDTSPAVTGTNVNPVIHKNYQGGDIVLPKDPTKVIVASENPELKEMIGLDIITTDGTTLLGADDKAGIAEIIDAMNYLIQHPEVKHGTIRICFTPDEEVGRGTEKFNVKKYDAKYAYTIDGSTRGEVETETFSADAVVIKFNGKNVHPGYAKGKMINAVKIASRFLEMLPKDNLSPETTEMREGYVHPTQINGNETQTIIKFIIRDFDAEKLKEYESFLKDLCQKTIAQFPGSTMGFEVIEQYRNMKFILDQHPEIEANAIEALKRLGIKPINSAIRGGTDGSRLSYLGLPTPNLFAGGHNFHAYTEYVAIQDMEAAVKMIVTLANVWEEKA
- a CDS encoding cation diffusion facilitator family transporter produces the protein MPHRLKRATDIALVINIFLFIIKSIVGILSNSIAVISEALNSLTDILSSLGIKYAVKLSREKPDSKHQFGHTPAQPIAAFILSVFAFVVGINIIEESVKRLITPQNINTIPAVYIVLIITMIIKISLNRYQVKISKMFNSPAIKAASIDSINDVLASSIALVGVIGASYNLKFIDSIAGIMVAMFVFKTGYEVAKENLDYLMGRSATIEFDEKLKSIAREIKGVKGINDLRSHYVGNKFHIEIHIEVDKDLSTVVSHDIGNEVKFTLEKLEEVQKVFVHVDPV